A genomic window from Candidatus Kouleothrix ribensis includes:
- a CDS encoding cardiolipin synthase B yields the protein MLDNAEAPVLRSEWAAVPRSSRLNRALTRVSDAPLRTGNALTLLHNGSETYEDWLAAIGRAQHWVHLENYIFKADTIGRRFADALAERAAAGVRVRVLYDWFGSLDVPRSFWRALRQAGVDVRAFNPLTIGAPFDVIHRDHRKLLTVDGRYASVGGVCIADPWLDRSPVTGLPYRDTAVRVLGPAVADLDRAFADVWHVAGPPLPPDERPALASIGPAGQVSARVIVQEPERMRMLRVFQVILAAVERRVWIADAYFLAAPILREALMAAARDGIDVRILLPATNDLPMVGAMSRYGYQPLIEAGVQIWEYAGLMMHAKTTVADGWWARVGSTNLNVTGLQTNWEIDLVAEDVAFGAAMERMYEDDLAHAREIRMSGVRKLRPRPARPESRAERMARRHRLGGSAQASVAMARVGAALQTAGSETLKNEDRTIGTLIGAALLTLSLLFARFPRLFAWPLALIGGLLGGITLTRAIRPPQSAGRLPVHRRSERFRLASWRLTHHGRRRRRRRLALG from the coding sequence ATGCTCGACAATGCCGAAGCGCCGGTTTTGCGCTCTGAGTGGGCCGCCGTCCCCCGCAGCAGCCGGCTCAACCGCGCGCTGACGCGTGTGAGCGATGCGCCGCTGCGCACCGGCAATGCCCTGACGCTGCTGCATAACGGCTCGGAGACGTACGAGGACTGGCTGGCCGCGATCGGCCGGGCGCAGCACTGGGTGCATCTCGAGAACTATATCTTCAAGGCCGATACGATCGGCCGGCGCTTCGCCGATGCGCTGGCCGAGCGCGCTGCTGCCGGCGTGCGCGTGCGCGTGCTATACGACTGGTTTGGCTCGCTCGATGTGCCGCGCTCGTTCTGGCGCGCGCTCCGGCAAGCTGGTGTCGATGTACGTGCCTTCAACCCGCTGACGATCGGCGCACCGTTTGATGTGATTCACCGCGACCACCGCAAGCTGCTGACGGTCGATGGCAGGTATGCCTCGGTTGGCGGCGTGTGCATCGCCGACCCGTGGCTCGATCGCTCGCCCGTCACCGGGCTGCCCTACCGCGACACGGCCGTGCGCGTGCTGGGGCCGGCGGTCGCCGACCTCGATCGTGCCTTTGCGGATGTCTGGCATGTGGCTGGGCCACCGCTGCCACCCGACGAGCGGCCGGCGCTTGCGAGCATCGGGCCGGCCGGCCAGGTGTCGGCGCGCGTGATCGTGCAAGAGCCCGAGCGCATGCGCATGCTGCGGGTGTTCCAGGTGATCCTGGCCGCTGTCGAGCGGCGCGTCTGGATCGCCGATGCCTACTTCCTGGCGGCGCCGATCTTGCGCGAGGCGCTGATGGCCGCCGCGCGTGATGGCATTGATGTGCGCATCCTGCTGCCGGCTACCAACGACCTGCCCATGGTCGGCGCGATGTCGCGCTATGGCTACCAGCCGCTGATCGAGGCCGGCGTGCAGATCTGGGAGTATGCCGGGCTGATGATGCACGCCAAGACGACCGTGGCCGACGGCTGGTGGGCGCGGGTTGGCTCGACCAATCTGAATGTCACTGGTCTGCAGACCAACTGGGAGATCGATCTGGTGGCCGAGGATGTGGCGTTCGGCGCGGCGATGGAGCGCATGTACGAAGACGACCTGGCCCACGCGCGTGAGATTCGTATGAGCGGAGTGCGTAAGCTGCGCCCGCGCCCCGCCCGCCCCGAGAGCCGGGCCGAGCGGATGGCGCGCCGGCACCGCCTGGGCGGCAGCGCGCAGGCCAGTGTTGCGATGGCGCGCGTCGGCGCAGCCTTGCAGACGGCCGGCAGTGAGACGCTGAAGAACGAGGATCGCACGATTGGGACGCTGATCGGCGCGGCACTGCTGACTCTGTCGCTGCTGTTCGCGCGCTTCCCACGCCTGTTTGCCTGGCCGCTGGCGCTGATCGGCGGCTTGCTGGGCGGCATCACGCTGACGCGCGCCATCCGCCCGCCGCAATCGGCCGGCCGGCTGCCGGTACACCGGCGCTCCGAGCGCTTCCGGCTGGCCAGCTGGCGCCTGACCCACCACGGGCGCCGGCGCCGCCGGCGCCGCCTGGCGCTTGGCTAG
- a CDS encoding MBL fold metallo-hydrolase — translation MRVQFLGGASGVGATCQLVTIGSRHVLVDAGVRVDAADRLPDLAALDGVPLAAILITHAHADHIGALPLVAARYPATPIYASPATIRLMEVMLGDAVRVMARRAADELELPLYDQALVAAALRQLRPLQPGAQALAELPEVAVYAQRAGHIAGAVSLGFEAADGRLVISGDVSATPQRTILGAAVPAPAHPDLLVLESTYGARLHPNRALEERKLAEAVAAVIARGGHCLIPAFALGRAQEIILILRAAQRDGQLPAFPIAVDGLVRAVCAAYASIPAALTPALSRHIRNGGRPFFSSSIQPIETLAQREQVLAGPPGAIIASSGMLTGGPSVWYAERLAAHAQAAIFFSGYLDEEAPGRRLLALADAPPEARRMTFGEHSLAVACQLGRYSLSAHADGDELAAIVRALRPRAVALVHGDPEARAALAARLHGLAEVLTPQDGQSLDLAAARGGRRVALALPPAGAPAPPGPIGAGAALDADGLELLWAALRDGTGVQALSVRELARAWYGQAIDAPAEQHVAAVLDAGSVYFVPLPHAPGLWRLPAPTEVRRAQAAQQAGITPTSGRRDSAAMLALIDRELAHARDLYQRSVDPATGAVTLRYFFPRVAAERDAAPIARIAAALGVPVSVWPHPHQGQLAAAALAALPAGLRAERAPAIFHDEGRVELRCAGAAEPDAITAAAAAFAAQTGLALTIRTPDLPGAAPARPAGELFDPPAATLRAEVNYALDTARAWFGPDTGCYKVSADQAAGLVTLRFTFPDVARTHYRAGLAGLAEHTGWSVRVWPQPHQESLMQAARQALPPGLVALGAPALQSASREVVLKVQGSAAAADLAAAADAFAAQTGWRLVLRGVAVSG, via the coding sequence ATGCGGGTTCAATTCCTAGGCGGCGCCAGCGGTGTCGGTGCCACCTGCCAGCTCGTCACGATCGGCTCGCGCCATGTGCTGGTCGATGCCGGCGTGCGCGTCGACGCGGCCGACCGGCTGCCCGACCTGGCGGCGCTCGACGGGGTGCCGCTCGCCGCGATTCTGATCACGCATGCGCACGCCGATCATATCGGCGCGCTGCCGCTGGTGGCGGCTCGCTACCCGGCCACGCCGATCTACGCCAGCCCGGCCACCATCCGCCTGATGGAGGTGATGCTCGGCGACGCCGTGCGCGTGATGGCCCGCCGGGCTGCCGACGAGCTCGAGCTGCCGCTGTACGACCAGGCGCTGGTGGCGGCGGCATTGCGCCAGCTGCGCCCGCTGCAGCCCGGCGCACAGGCGCTGGCCGAACTGCCCGAGGTGGCGGTATATGCCCAGCGGGCCGGCCATATCGCCGGCGCGGTCAGCCTGGGCTTCGAGGCTGCCGATGGGCGGCTGGTGATCTCGGGCGATGTCAGCGCCACCCCGCAGCGTACCATCCTGGGCGCGGCCGTGCCCGCGCCGGCGCACCCCGACCTGCTGGTGCTCGAGAGTACCTACGGCGCCCGGCTGCACCCCAACCGCGCGCTCGAGGAGCGCAAGCTGGCCGAGGCGGTCGCGGCGGTGATCGCGCGCGGCGGGCACTGCCTGATCCCGGCCTTCGCACTCGGGCGCGCTCAGGAGATCATCCTCATTCTGCGGGCGGCCCAGCGCGACGGCCAGCTGCCCGCGTTTCCGATCGCGGTCGATGGGCTGGTGCGCGCGGTGTGCGCGGCCTACGCATCCATCCCGGCCGCGCTGACGCCCGCGCTCAGCCGGCACATCCGCAATGGCGGCCGGCCGTTCTTCAGCAGCAGCATCCAGCCGATCGAGACACTCGCGCAGCGCGAGCAGGTGCTGGCCGGGCCGCCCGGCGCGATCATTGCCTCGTCGGGCATGCTCACGGGTGGCCCGTCGGTGTGGTATGCCGAGCGCCTGGCCGCGCATGCCCAGGCGGCGATCTTCTTCAGCGGCTACCTCGACGAAGAGGCGCCTGGCCGCCGCCTGCTGGCGCTGGCCGATGCGCCACCCGAGGCCCGCCGCATGACTTTCGGCGAACACAGCCTGGCGGTAGCCTGCCAGCTTGGGCGCTACAGCCTCAGCGCGCATGCCGATGGCGACGAGCTGGCCGCGATTGTGCGCGCGCTGCGCCCCAGGGCGGTGGCGCTGGTGCATGGCGATCCCGAGGCGCGCGCGGCGCTGGCGGCGCGGCTGCACGGCCTGGCCGAGGTGCTGACGCCTCAGGATGGCCAGTCGCTCGACCTGGCTGCGGCGCGCGGTGGCCGGCGGGTGGCGCTGGCGCTGCCGCCGGCTGGGGCGCCGGCCCCGCCCGGCCCGATCGGCGCGGGCGCTGCGCTCGACGCCGATGGGCTCGAGCTGCTGTGGGCTGCGCTGCGCGACGGCACCGGCGTGCAGGCGCTGAGCGTGCGCGAGCTGGCGCGCGCCTGGTATGGCCAGGCCATCGACGCACCGGCCGAGCAGCATGTGGCGGCTGTGCTCGACGCCGGCAGTGTCTATTTCGTGCCGTTGCCGCACGCGCCGGGGCTGTGGCGCCTGCCCGCGCCCACCGAGGTGCGGCGCGCCCAGGCCGCCCAGCAGGCCGGCATTACGCCAACCAGCGGGCGCCGCGATAGCGCCGCCATGCTGGCGCTGATCGACCGCGAGCTGGCCCACGCGCGCGATCTGTACCAGCGCAGCGTCGACCCGGCTACCGGCGCGGTGACACTGCGCTACTTCTTCCCGCGTGTGGCTGCCGAGCGCGACGCCGCACCGATCGCGCGGATCGCCGCCGCACTGGGTGTGCCGGTGAGTGTATGGCCCCATCCGCATCAGGGCCAGCTGGCTGCCGCCGCACTGGCGGCCCTGCCCGCCGGCCTGCGCGCCGAGCGTGCGCCGGCAATCTTTCACGACGAGGGCCGCGTCGAGCTGCGCTGCGCCGGGGCGGCCGAGCCGGATGCGATCACGGCCGCAGCGGCCGCATTCGCCGCGCAGACCGGGCTGGCGCTGACGATTCGCACGCCCGATCTGCCAGGGGCTGCGCCGGCACGCCCCGCTGGCGAGCTGTTCGATCCGCCCGCCGCGACGCTGCGCGCCGAGGTCAACTATGCGCTCGACACCGCGCGGGCCTGGTTCGGCCCCGACACCGGCTGCTACAAGGTTAGCGCCGACCAGGCTGCCGGGTTGGTGACATTGCGCTTCACGTTCCCCGACGTGGCCCGCACCCACTATCGCGCCGGCCTGGCCGGCCTGGCCGAGCATACCGGCTGGTCGGTGCGGGTCTGGCCCCAGCCGCACCAGGAATCGCTGATGCAGGCGGCCCGCCAGGCCCTGCCGCCTGGGCTGGTGGCGCTCGGCGCGCCGGCACTACAAAGCGCCAGCCGCGAGGTGGTGCTGAAAGTACAGGGCAGCGCCGCCGCAGCCGACCTGGCGGCTGCGGCCGATGCCTTTGCCGCGCAGACTGGCTGGCGCCTGGTGCTGCGCGGCGTGGCCGTTTCGGGCTAG
- a CDS encoding alginate lyase family protein: MPNGRSLRAVLLLSILLCAAALPAARAAAQASQRCFAETGLCIAGRMRTFWEQNGGLAVFGLPISEQRAEQVEGRSLQVQWFERNRLELHPENPRPYDVLLGRLGADRLAQQGRDWFQFARGAERPGCRYFAETGQSVCGDILAAWRAHGLELDGRRGTSEAESLALFGLPLSPAQAETIGGAEYTVQWFERARFELHPENAPPYNVLLGLLGHEVSAEVCGPPVPPGPGMWVSRAELARLPMAGPAWSQLKAAADGKLGKPEIADQDSNHDVRTLAVALAYARTGEPGYRAKAAGAVLAAIGTEQGDRTLALGRNLIAYIIAADLIDLKGYDPAGEQRFREWLAGVRYANLDGRTLISTHEKRPNNWGAHAGASRIAADIYLGDRDDLERAAQVLRGWLGDRAAYAAFEYDGDLSWQADPANPVGVNPAGATRDGHRIDGAIPDDMRRGGEFRWPPKRTNYPWGALEGALAQAELLARAGYDPWSWSDRALLRAAEFLYETDREVGGWWAEGDDEWMPWVINHAYGASFPQALPARPGKNLGWSDWVYGCR; encoded by the coding sequence ATGCCGAACGGAAGATCCCTGCGCGCCGTGCTGCTGCTGAGCATCCTGCTATGCGCGGCGGCGCTGCCGGCAGCGCGCGCGGCAGCGCAGGCCAGCCAGCGCTGCTTCGCCGAAACCGGGCTGTGTATCGCCGGCCGGATGCGCACATTCTGGGAGCAGAATGGCGGCCTGGCGGTGTTCGGCCTGCCGATCAGCGAGCAGCGCGCCGAGCAGGTCGAGGGCCGCAGCCTCCAGGTGCAATGGTTCGAGCGCAACCGGCTCGAGCTGCACCCCGAGAACCCGCGCCCCTACGATGTGCTGCTTGGCCGCCTCGGCGCCGACCGGCTGGCCCAGCAGGGGCGCGACTGGTTCCAGTTCGCGCGCGGGGCCGAGCGGCCGGGCTGCCGCTACTTCGCCGAGACGGGGCAGAGCGTGTGCGGCGACATACTCGCCGCCTGGCGCGCCCACGGGCTCGAGCTCGACGGCCGCAGAGGTACGAGCGAGGCCGAGAGCCTGGCGCTGTTCGGGCTGCCGCTAAGCCCGGCCCAGGCCGAGACGATCGGCGGCGCCGAGTACACCGTGCAGTGGTTCGAGCGCGCGCGCTTCGAGCTGCACCCCGAAAACGCCCCACCGTACAATGTGCTGCTGGGCCTGCTCGGCCACGAGGTGAGCGCCGAGGTATGCGGGCCACCGGTGCCGCCCGGCCCAGGGATGTGGGTGTCGCGGGCCGAGCTGGCGCGGCTGCCCATGGCCGGCCCGGCCTGGAGCCAGCTCAAGGCTGCCGCCGACGGCAAACTCGGCAAGCCCGAGATCGCCGACCAGGACAGCAACCACGACGTGCGCACGCTCGCCGTCGCGCTGGCGTACGCGCGCACCGGCGAGCCTGGCTACCGCGCCAAAGCGGCTGGCGCTGTGCTGGCCGCGATCGGCACCGAGCAGGGCGACCGCACGCTCGCGCTCGGGCGCAACCTGATCGCGTACATCATCGCCGCCGACCTGATCGACCTCAAGGGCTACGACCCGGCCGGCGAGCAGCGCTTCCGCGAATGGCTGGCCGGCGTGCGCTACGCCAACCTCGACGGCCGCACGCTGATCAGCACCCACGAGAAGCGGCCGAACAACTGGGGCGCGCATGCCGGTGCGTCGCGCATCGCCGCCGACATCTACCTGGGCGACAGAGACGACCTCGAGCGGGCCGCCCAGGTGCTGCGCGGCTGGCTGGGCGACCGTGCGGCCTACGCCGCATTCGAGTACGACGGCGACCTCTCGTGGCAGGCCGACCCCGCGAACCCGGTCGGCGTCAACCCGGCCGGCGCCACGCGCGACGGGCACCGCATCGACGGGGCTATCCCCGACGACATGCGTCGCGGCGGCGAGTTCCGCTGGCCGCCCAAGCGTACCAACTACCCCTGGGGCGCACTCGAGGGCGCGCTGGCGCAGGCCGAGCTGCTCGCACGCGCTGGCTACGATCCCTGGAGCTGGTCGGATCGGGCACTGCTGCGCGCGGCCGAATTCTTGTACGAGACCGACCGCGAGGTGGGTGGATGGTGGGCCGAAGGCGACGACGAGTGGATGCCGTGGGTGATCAACCACGCCTACGGCGCCAGCTTCCCGCAGGCGCTGCCGGCGCGGCCAGGCAAGAATCTCGGCTGGAGCGACTGGGTGTACGGCTGCCGCTAG
- the hemG gene encoding protoporphyrinogen oxidase, which produces MTVVSSWRNTYVGAPAPARADVVIIGGGVTGLSAAFYLAQAARARGHTLEVVLIERSGRLGGKVRSEYVEHTGTFLIEGGPDSFVAQKPWAIELARDLGLGDQLIVPNPARVGTYLLWNGRPRPLPEGMLMIVPTRFMPFALSPLLSPLGKLRMALDLVIPARRDDQDETLAAFIRRRLGREALDRLAEPLMAGIHNAECERQSLLATFPRFRAIEQQHGSLIRGMLAQRRAHRPAPAAGGPNFAASPFVTLRGGIGTLTEALAARFEGRLIGDRGVAALQRDPAGPARFRLTLDDGTQLAADAVILTTPAYTAAEIVQGDDAGLAAALRAIRYVSTATISLGYRQADLGRPIDGFGLVIPQRERRPINAVTFSSAKFADRAPEGYALLRVFTGGSRNPEALQLDDPALVAMVRRQLHAIFGITAEPLFTRLYRWERGNPQYDVGHNQRIDALMARCPAGLHLAGAAYRGVGLPDCALQGRRAAEAVVEDFVALRRLAQAAEVPVPA; this is translated from the coding sequence ATGACTGTGGTTTCGTCGTGGCGGAACACATACGTGGGGGCGCCGGCGCCCGCGCGCGCCGACGTGGTGATTATTGGCGGCGGTGTGACCGGGCTTAGCGCGGCGTTTTACCTGGCGCAGGCGGCGCGCGCGCGCGGGCACACGCTAGAGGTCGTGCTGATCGAGCGCTCGGGCCGGCTGGGCGGCAAAGTACGCAGCGAGTATGTCGAGCACACCGGCACGTTCCTGATTGAAGGCGGGCCCGACTCGTTCGTCGCCCAGAAGCCATGGGCGATCGAGCTTGCGCGCGACCTGGGCCTGGGCGATCAGCTGATCGTGCCAAACCCGGCCCGCGTCGGCACCTACCTGCTCTGGAATGGCCGGCCGCGCCCGTTGCCCGAGGGCATGCTGATGATCGTGCCGACCCGCTTCATGCCGTTTGCGCTCTCGCCGCTGCTCTCGCCGCTGGGCAAGCTGCGCATGGCGCTCGACCTGGTGATCCCCGCGCGGCGCGACGACCAGGATGAGACGCTGGCCGCGTTCATTCGGCGGCGGCTGGGCCGCGAGGCGCTCGATCGACTGGCCGAGCCGCTGATGGCCGGCATTCACAACGCCGAGTGCGAGCGCCAGAGCTTGCTGGCTACCTTCCCACGCTTCCGGGCGATCGAGCAGCAGCACGGCAGCCTGATCCGCGGCATGCTGGCGCAGCGCCGGGCGCACCGGCCTGCCCCGGCCGCAGGCGGGCCGAACTTCGCCGCCTCGCCGTTCGTGACGCTGCGCGGTGGGATTGGCACGCTGACCGAGGCGCTGGCCGCGCGCTTCGAGGGCCGGCTGATCGGCGATCGGGGGGTGGCGGCACTGCAGCGCGACCCGGCCGGGCCGGCGCGCTTCCGCCTGACGCTCGACGACGGGACGCAGCTGGCGGCCGACGCGGTGATTCTGACGACACCGGCCTACACGGCCGCCGAGATCGTGCAGGGCGACGATGCCGGGCTGGCGGCGGCGCTGCGTGCCATCCGCTATGTCTCGACCGCGACGATCTCGCTGGGCTACCGGCAGGCCGATCTGGGCCGCCCGATCGACGGGTTTGGCCTGGTGATCCCGCAGCGCGAGCGCCGGCCGATCAACGCGGTCACCTTCAGCTCGGCCAAGTTTGCCGATCGCGCGCCCGAGGGTTACGCCCTACTGCGCGTGTTTACCGGCGGCTCGCGCAACCCCGAGGCGCTGCAGCTCGACGATCCGGCGCTTGTGGCGATGGTGCGCCGGCAGCTACACGCGATCTTCGGCATCACCGCCGAGCCGCTGTTCACGCGCCTGTATCGCTGGGAGCGCGGCAATCCGCAGTATGATGTCGGCCACAACCAGCGGATTGATGCGTTGATGGCGCGCTGCCCGGCCGGGCTGCACCTGGCCGGCGCCGCGTATCGGGGGGTCGGCCTCCCCGATTGCGCGCTGCAAGGCCGCCGCGCGGCCGAGGCGGTCGTCGAGGATTTCGTGGCGCTGCGCCGGCTGGCCCAGGCAGCCGAGGTGCCAGTGCCGGCCTAG
- a CDS encoding TIGR04053 family radical SAM/SPASM domain-containing protein codes for MTTTAAHPHAARRHAARDYADTPLNVYWETTLACALACRHCRAEAVPGAHPDQLTTEEGRRLLHQIAGFGDPLPQLILTGGDPLQRPDLLELIDTAVALGISVSITPAATPRLTHGALAQLKQHGVHGVGLSLDGASAERHDAIRGIAGCFERTLAAARWAVELGMPLQVNTLVTAETAPDLPAVYELVKAMPVTRWSLFFLIAVGRGRVLAPLEPAQGEALMDWIYDLQRSAPFAVATTEAPSFRRVALGRMRAEQLAPEQIRSTSIYRGFGIRDGHGIVFVSHTGEICPAGFLPLVAGNLRHDDLVQVYRSAPLFRDLHDPNTFGGHCGQCEYRMICGGSRARAFAATGDPLAGDPFCPYVPVRGVAEG; via the coding sequence ATGACGACCACAGCCGCTCATCCGCACGCTGCGCGCCGCCATGCCGCGCGCGACTATGCCGATACCCCGCTGAATGTGTATTGGGAGACGACGCTGGCCTGTGCGCTGGCCTGCCGCCACTGCCGGGCCGAGGCGGTGCCTGGCGCACACCCCGACCAGCTGACGACTGAAGAGGGGCGGCGGCTGCTGCACCAGATCGCCGGGTTTGGCGACCCACTGCCACAGCTGATCCTGACCGGTGGCGACCCGCTGCAGCGCCCCGATCTGCTCGAGCTGATCGACACGGCGGTAGCGCTGGGCATTAGCGTCTCGATCACACCGGCGGCTACGCCGCGCCTGACCCATGGCGCGCTGGCGCAGCTGAAGCAGCACGGCGTGCATGGCGTAGGCCTGAGCCTCGACGGCGCGAGCGCCGAGCGCCACGACGCGATCCGCGGCATCGCCGGCTGCTTCGAGCGCACCCTCGCAGCGGCGCGCTGGGCCGTCGAGCTGGGTATGCCGCTCCAGGTGAATACGCTTGTCACCGCCGAGACAGCGCCCGACCTGCCAGCGGTGTACGAGCTGGTCAAGGCCATGCCGGTGACGCGCTGGAGCCTGTTCTTCCTGATCGCGGTCGGCCGCGGCCGGGTGCTGGCACCGCTCGAGCCGGCCCAGGGCGAGGCGCTGATGGACTGGATCTACGATCTACAGCGCAGCGCGCCGTTCGCCGTGGCCACCACCGAGGCGCCCTCGTTCCGCCGGGTGGCGCTGGGCCGCATGCGCGCCGAGCAGCTTGCGCCCGAGCAGATCCGCAGCACCTCGATCTACCGCGGCTTCGGCATCCGCGATGGCCACGGGATCGTGTTCGTCTCGCACACCGGCGAGATCTGCCCGGCCGGATTCCTGCCGCTAGTGGCCGGCAATCTGCGCCACGACGACCTGGTGCAGGTGTATCGCAGCGCGCCGCTGTTCCGCGACCTGCACGATCCGAACACGTTCGGTGGGCACTGCGGCCAGTGCGAGTACCGCATGATCTGCGGCGGCTCGCGCGCACGGGCTTTCGCGGCCACCGGCGATCCGCTGGCGGGCGATCCGTTCTGCCCATATGTGCCCGTGCGCGGTGTGGCCGAGGGCTAA
- a CDS encoding OsmC family protein produces the protein MAQIELTWIEKQRFLGVDSSGHSMVLSPPNDIGVKPSETLLIALAACAAHDVVEILHKQRVGLVRLAVQVAGEQAPEPPWAFQSLHLRFQAQASGLQRERLERAIDLALNKYCAVRASLAAEIVVTYAAELSEPTST, from the coding sequence ATGGCACAGATCGAGCTGACCTGGATTGAAAAACAGCGCTTCCTCGGCGTCGATAGCAGTGGGCATAGCATGGTGCTCTCGCCGCCGAACGATATTGGTGTCAAGCCATCCGAGACGCTGCTGATCGCGCTGGCGGCCTGCGCCGCGCACGATGTGGTCGAGATTCTGCATAAGCAGCGGGTTGGGCTCGTGCGGCTGGCCGTGCAGGTGGCCGGCGAGCAGGCGCCGGAGCCACCCTGGGCCTTCCAGAGCCTGCACCTGCGGTTTCAGGCCCAGGCCAGCGGGCTGCAGCGCGAGCGGCTCGAGCGCGCGATCGACCTGGCGCTGAACAAGTACTGTGCGGTACGCGCGTCGCTTGCGGCCGAGATCGTGGTGACCTACGCCGCTGAGCTGAGCGAGCCTACCAGCACCTGA
- a CDS encoding DUF302 domain-containing protein — MHRHSYGLTVNTALSYTAAIEAVTTALKSEGFGVLTTIDVQATLKAKLGIDSAPYTILGACNPPLAHQALSAEPEIGLLLPCNVVVYAGAAGQTIVSAIDPEAQFSLVERAELAPLAHEVGARLRRVLEQLPAALPAAAAPQAS; from the coding sequence ATGCATCGTCATAGCTACGGGCTAACAGTCAACACCGCGCTTAGCTACACCGCTGCGATCGAGGCGGTCACTACCGCGCTCAAGAGCGAGGGCTTCGGTGTGCTGACCACGATCGACGTGCAGGCGACACTCAAGGCCAAGCTGGGCATCGACTCGGCGCCATACACTATTCTGGGCGCCTGCAACCCGCCGCTCGCGCACCAGGCGCTATCGGCCGAGCCAGAGATCGGGCTGCTATTGCCCTGCAACGTGGTTGTGTATGCCGGTGCGGCCGGGCAGACGATCGTATCAGCGATCGATCCCGAAGCACAATTCAGCCTGGTAGAGCGGGCCGAGCTTGCGCCGCTGGCGCATGAGGTTGGCGCCCGGCTGCGCCGCGTGCTCGAGCAGCTGCCAGCGGCCCTGCCCGCCGCAGCCGCACCGCAAGCAAGCTAA
- a CDS encoding Gfo/Idh/MocA family oxidoreductase, producing the protein MKQIRVGLIGCGGVMAGHAQNLLARADATIVGLADPSAPAVARLIAHQPALAGLPVFQGYAELFEAVALDAVLVATPHTLHAAEVGAALERGMHVLCEKPLVCDPAQARQLIALAEARDRVLMVSYQRHCDPGYHYIKQLITSGALGELRSLGLRLGQNWRQMTEGSWRQDPARSGGGMLMDSGSHMVDILLWLVDRPVTRVAALAGQAGTPVDITSTALIEFAGGLQANLQLLGDMPATWFEDVLIVGAEGVARYHTDAQHPWAGGAVEHWRGNELVRPLNLPALPNPDAHWLDVIAGAAPSVLPATLGLQVAIVTDAIYRAAQSGQVVVL; encoded by the coding sequence GTGAAGCAGATCCGTGTTGGATTGATTGGCTGTGGCGGGGTGATGGCCGGGCACGCCCAGAATCTACTCGCGCGCGCCGACGCCACGATCGTTGGCCTGGCCGACCCAAGCGCGCCAGCAGTCGCGCGGCTGATCGCGCACCAGCCCGCGCTGGCCGGGCTACCGGTTTTCCAGGGCTACGCCGAGCTGTTCGAGGCCGTCGCGCTCGACGCCGTGCTGGTAGCCACACCGCACACCCTGCACGCCGCCGAGGTGGGCGCGGCGCTCGAGCGCGGCATGCATGTGCTGTGCGAGAAGCCGCTGGTGTGCGACCCTGCGCAGGCCCGCCAGCTGATCGCGCTGGCCGAGGCGCGCGACCGTGTGCTGATGGTGAGCTACCAACGCCACTGCGACCCCGGCTACCACTATATCAAGCAGCTAATCACCAGCGGTGCGCTCGGCGAGCTGCGCTCGCTGGGCCTGCGGCTCGGCCAGAACTGGCGCCAGATGACCGAGGGGAGCTGGCGCCAGGACCCGGCGCGCTCGGGCGGGGGCATGCTGATGGACAGCGGCAGCCACATGGTCGACATCCTGCTGTGGCTGGTCGACCGGCCGGTAACGCGCGTGGCGGCGCTGGCCGGCCAGGCCGGCACGCCAGTCGACATCACCAGCACTGCGCTGATCGAGTTCGCCGGCGGGCTGCAGGCCAACCTACAGCTGCTGGGCGACATGCCCGCCACATGGTTCGAAGATGTGCTGATCGTTGGTGCCGAGGGAGTGGCGCGCTACCACACCGACGCGCAGCACCCCTGGGCTGGCGGGGCCGTCGAGCACTGGCGCGGCAACGAGCTGGTGCGGCCGCTGAACCTGCCCGCGCTGCCCAACCCCGACGCGCACTGGCTCGATGTGATCGCCGGCGCGGCGCCAAGCGTGCTGCCGGCTACGCTCGGGCTGCAGGTGGCGATCGTCACCGACGCGATCTACCGCGCGGCCCAGAGTGGGCAGGTGGTCGTTCTGTAG